The Pseudorca crassidens isolate mPseCra1 chromosome 3, mPseCra1.hap1, whole genome shotgun sequence genome includes the window GTACTtatttcccagggctgctgttgGCAGCCCACCCAAGCACACAGAATGGTGCCTGCCATCCAGTcagggctcaataaatgctgctggTCTACATGTTTCCTGAGAGCATCTGCTGACTCAAAATCCACTCTTTCAGGGCAACAACCATATATTCACACCATAGCTGAGTGGGTGTTAGCTGGTAAGTGTGGTTGGGGCCCAGTGAAACCAGGAGTCAGAGAGACCACAGCATGGTCTCCCCACTGTCCCAGGAGCTAAGGACGCAGGGGAGATGACTGCCCTCAGGTATAGCTGGCTCAATCCTCCCCCCGCCTCCAAGGGGGCTCGAaccctgcctggcacacagtgggcccTCAGGAAACACTCAATGACCCACCACCAGGGCACTGCTGTTGGGGAGGGTTGACACTGTGAATGTGGGAGAAAAACAATTTAACCAGCGAGACGGCAGGACAAAGGGAGGGGTAGGGGCACATCAACTTCATGCACAGACCTCCTGGGCCAGAGGGTCCATGGGCTCCATTGGGGGTCTCTGCGAAGCAGGGCTGAGCTAGGGGCCTTCCTGTTTCCTGAGCCCTTCCTCGCCTTTCCTGAAGGTCAAGCCCTCTTTTCTGTGGCAACCCTCCTGAAAAGCAGGGCTTTTGACTAagtcagtgggtttttttttttccctgcagtaATACATCTTCCTAATGCACTCTGACAAAGCCCCAGGACACAAACCGAAACTCGGGTGGGAGCCATTAGCCTTTACGTGGACCTTCTACACCTGGCGGCACCctctccctgccttctccccCATCTAGCCCGTGCGGGACTGCCAGGCGGCCCTCTCCCCGTGTCATCCTTTTAACAACATCAGTAAGAGACTCGCAATGGACACTGCCTCGTTTCTTTATTCCGGCCTTTGGGAGGGACAGTGACAGCATTTCCCACCTTGACGGAAGGCGAAACCTGGTCTTTCCTTGTAAAGAAAGAATGTCCTAACTAACACTGCAAATCCAAACGAGACCTAGGTCCCTCGGTGGGGCGGGACATCCAGGGACCCGATGTGGCTTCTGGAGGCTTCCGTGTAGCTGCCCCTCGACAAGGCTGCGGGAGAGGCGCGGGGTGGGAACGACCTCTCTCCTGAGTCGGCGGGCAGCTGCTCCCGTCCTCTTCTGCTCTCCCAACATGCCAAGATCACTCTCCTGCTGGCAGCCGAGGCGGACGGAGGATGCCCCCGAGGGAATCTCGCTGGGGCGGGTTCTCTGGCAGGGGCGCTGGACGCCCCGAAGGATGGCAGACCAAGACTTTGTACCACCTTAGTTGGCAACCCACTCCCAGCATCCAGCGTCTCATCTAGCTGACTTAGTGGCTTAACGGTGTACTTGGCATTGTCTCAGGGTCACCTGGATCCAGTTCCCCAAGCAGCTAAAAAATGGCTACAGCCACTTGGGTTGCTCGCCACACACCTGTGCCCTCCGGTGTGATTTGTGAGGCAGAAGTGACCTGCAGTTTTAACTTGGAAATTGTGAAAAACAAAGCCCAAACCAACCACGCTAACTCTTGCTGGGTGGGAAGCGGCCGGCAAGCCCTGCTCCTTCAGTGTTTGGCCGGCTCCTCGTTTGGAAAATTACTTCTCCTTCTAGGGTGAACGGGAAGTCGGGCGGCCCAAGTAAAAGGCAAACGAGTGAAGTGTTCAGAAAGGTACCGTCACCCTCGTTTTGGGGACTGATAGGCCGGGATGGCCCCTCCCTCCGTCAACTCTTCACACAACGAAGCTCACTCTCCTGCCGGCCGTGGCCATCTCAGGCACGACAAAACTCTCGCTGCGTCAAGTGAACTTAGCCCGACAAACCAaaatcttacaaaaaaaaaaaaaaaaagtatatggcaGCAAAACCTCAGGACTCCTGAGCCACACCTGTAACCTGCCCGCTTAGTAAATAAACGGAACACCAAACCACAAAAGCTACGCAAAGGGCAGGCCGCCCCCCGCAGAGAGCCCGGCCCACAGCAGGGCGGAGGGAGCTGGTGCAAACGTGCTGTAGGGGGCGAGTCTCCCACTCCCCCTCCGCCCGGGGACCCCCAGTCCTAACACTGCACTGGGCGGCTGGGTCTATCCGGCCATGTAAGGGGCAGAGGCCTGACCCGACTCTCCGTTTCTTCTTGCATTTCTAGCAGGGGAGGATGGCGATGGCTTCAATCCCTCTGCCTCCGGGTCAGGAGACCCTCAGACCCTCAGAAACCCAGGCAGACAGGACTAAGGTGCGGGAGGTTGAGCGTCTTCTCCCTGTTGAGGATGGGCTCGCGCGCGCGGGCTCCTCGAGAAAGTCCTTTCTCCTAGCGCGTGATCCTGAAGGCTTCTAGCACCGACAGCTCGCTGactcctttcccctctccctgcgGAGGGGAGGGGGCCGTGGAGGCGGGAAAGCCCTTCCCCCATTCCAGCTACCGGAAGTGCTCCCCGACGGGGCAGGGACAGATGCAGGTCCCGCCTCTCCCAGGTTCTCCTCTGGGCCCTGTTAGTGCAGCTCGATGAAAGCCTCCAGCTCCTCGGGGATGAAGCCCTTGTAGGGGATCTTGTTCTTGTCCAGGGCGCGGGCCGCAAGGCACTGCAGGGTCACGTAGTTGAAAGGCTGAATGGTGCTCTTGGCTAGCAGCTTCTCGTCCAGCAGCTCGTAGGCTGTCTTCTTGAAGGCGTTGGTGGCGTCCATGTGGGCCCCCGCCTCGATCAGGGCGTTCATGATCCCCGGGCAGTTGTTCTGCGCCGCGATGTGCAGCGGGGTGTTGTTGTCAAAGTCCCGGCTGTCTGGGTCGGCCCCGCAGTCGAGCAGCACCTTGACCACCTGGAGGGAGGGGAACCTGCCCACCGGGTAGCGGCCCACGTTCGTGGTCTCCGCGTCCACGGCCATGTGCAGAGGAGTGAAGCCGTTCTTGCCGCGGGGGGCGCACTTGAGCAGCCGGTAGACCTTCTGGTGCTTCAGGTGCTCCTGGTCAGGCGTGCACTCCACTTTCTCCAGCAGGTAGAGCAGGTGGAGGATGATGGCCAGGGCCTTGGTGAACTGGGCCGAGTCCCCGGGCTCCTTGGGCAGCTGCAGAGCCCGCTCCACTTCCCGGACTCCTTTGCACAGCACCCCCATGAGGTCTGCAAAGCCGACTGGAGTGCCCAGGCTGCCCTTGGCCGAGCGGTCCTGGAGCACGTAGGAGAAAAGTTCGGCAAAGGAGAGGAAGCTGCTGGCGGTCATGGGGCTCAGAGGCTCGAGGTTGTTCTGCTGCATGTCTAGGGCGTACTTCCACAAGCGGATGCAGCGCTCGAAGTTGCCTGAGTCGGCGTACACCGCACCCCGGTACCGAATATAGTAGGAAGTGTCtgggtgggagggacccaggatGCGCTCTCGGATCAACAAGGCCTGCATGCGCATCTCATCCGGGTCGGTGATAAGCGCCTCCAATTCCTCGGCGGTGTTCACCTCCCTGGAATAGTCATAGGCGAGGACCAGCTGCGAGGGCTCGGGTTTGGGCAGATACGCGCCCCCCTGGTGACGAAGCTCCATGGCCCGTCTCCAGTGTTTCAGGGCCCCGAGCAGATCTCGCTTCTTATCCACGTAGGTGGCTCCCAGCAACTCCAAGGCTTCCACGGCGGCTTCCCGGCTGGTGGGGCAGCAGCTCTCGAACAATTCCTCACTCAGGGATTCCTCTGGGGAGGAGGTGCCGCAGCGGGCGCCCTGGGGCTGCGCGCACGCCACGCCGGCGGAGGGGCCTTCTCGGGCCAGCCCTGGCCTCGCTTCCTCCCCAGCGGGCTGCTCCTGGATGAGGTACTCCACGATGTTGGTGTGGCCCGTCACGCTGGCCGCCAGCAGCGGGGTCATGCCGTAGCCGTCCCGTTCCATGCGGGCGTTGCACCCGAGCAGCAGCTGCAGGATCTCCAGGCTGCCGGACTCGGCGCAGTCGTGCAGGGCCGTGTTGCCTTTGGCGCTGCGCCGGTTTACCTGGGCGCCCTGCTCTAGCAGGTAGCGGGCGATCTCGCGGTGACCCTTGTAACAGGAGATCATGAGGCACGTGTGACCGTGCCGGTTGGCCACCTCCAGGTCGGCCTGGTGCTCGCCCACCAAGTAGCGCACCACCTCCAGGTGCCCGTCGAAGCAGGCGGCGCGCAGGGGCGTCGAGTTGGTGCGCGTGGTGCGGTTCACCGAGGCCCCACGGCGCAGCAGGCTCCGCACCACGTCCAGGTGGCCGGCGGCCGAGGCGGCCCACAGCGGCGGAGCACCCTCGATGGTCTCGCCATCGAAGTGCACCGAGCCGCCCGCCTCCACGCTCGCGCCGCACCGGTCCACCAGGTACTCGACCACGTCCAAGTGGCCGTAACGGGCGGCGATGAGCAGCGGCGTCCCCCCGCTGGCCACCTCGCCCGTCAGCTCTTCCAGCTCCTCCCGGCTCCGGCCGCTGAGCAGCTTCTGAAGCAGCTGCAGCTTGCCGTCGCGGGCGGCGTTGTACACGGCGGTGTGGAGGTCCATGGTCCGGGCCTCCGCCAGGCCATGGGCCAGCCGCCGGGGTACTGGGGGACGGGGCGGGGGACAGCGGACTAGCGCCCGGAGGAACACGGGGCAACCTTCACCGTCTCCCCCGCCGCCATCTTAGGGGCTTCTGGGGCGGAACAAAATGGCTGCCGCGACCTGGTTCCATTGGAGGCTGGAAGGGTGCAGGGAAATGTAGTTCTCTAAGCCGGCACACTCCATGAAACAGAAAAGGAACGGTAAGGTACTAAAACTACAACTCCCAGAAGGCCGAGGGCCAGCGGCGGCGAAGTGGTATCACGATGCATGGCGGGAACGGCAGTTCCAATCACAGCCAATTGTGGCGGAAACTCCTCCCTCGAGGACTACCACTCCCGTCATGCAATGCTATCGCGATGGCTTGTGGGACCTGGGAAAGTTTGGCTACGTACTTCCTGTGGCTGTCACTGTACCGGAACCGACGGAAACGCAGACGCAGGCCAAGGGAGTACGTTCCGCAAAAGGCAGGGAGAGCGACTCGGAGCCAACCAGGAGCGAGAGCAAAGGCGAAGTCAGGCGAGTGGTCCGATTTGGGTTTCGCGAGGCCGAGCCGCTCACCGGCAGGGGGCGCTCGGGAGAGGCAGGAAGCGCTCGGGAGAGGCAGGAaagtggggcggggtggggacgTTAGGAGAGCAGGGAGTACAGGTGGCCCTAAGGTTCAGTGTCCGGCGCTCGTTCACttctcattcattcgttcattcattcacacactcatatgtttatttgcccaCTCATTAATACCctattaaaaatttagttttcctTCCTTCAACCCTCAACATCCTCAATACAAAATCTAAATTAATTTGCCTCAGCCCTTGGTCATTTGGCTGGGGAACTTCTCCAATATCATTGTGAGTAAACCTCTGGGGTTGGGGGCTTTGAGAATCTCAGTTACTTGCTCAAGGGCACAGGGCAAGTAAATGGCCTGgtcgggatttgaacccaggcagaagTGGCTACgtaatttgcagggcccagtgcgATAGGAAAATGTAGAGCTCCTTGTCCAAAAGTGATGAAGAACTTCCCAACAAGGACAGCAGGGCATTAAACCAAGCGTGGGGCCCTTCTGAGCATGGGGTCCTGGGTGACTGCACACGTCGACACCTCCGTGAAGCCTGAGCCCCACCTCCAAAATCAGACCCTTACCCCCAACACTGTCTTGCCTCTAATTTGCTGCTGCCTGCTCCAGGGTTATTGAGGATTACTGGAAAGATGAAGGAGGTTGCTGTGTCCAGGAATGTTCGAGAAATGCATGGTGTTCTCTACCTCCCGACTTTTGtgtgtgctgttccctctgcttggaatgctgTTCCGTACCTTCTTCCCTTGGCTACATCTCGGGCCTTCTTCAGGCCTCAGCTGAGACTTCAGGTCTTCTTGGATGATTCCTTGACTTGGAGCTTACTGGGTGCCCTCCCTGGCACCACTGACGTTCTGCTTCGTGAATCTTAGAGAAATACTCTGTTCTAGTCAGTTCAGGGTGTTGTAacaaataccacaggctgggtggctatATTAGTCGGGattctctggagaaacagaaccCAGTAGGagataggtagacagatagatatgttactgaactcaggttcagctgctcgCCGTTCAAAAGCTAATACTCTAGTGGCAAatgtcagtagaaaggaaagatgctttattcagaaaagccagcaatttggggagaaggtggactcatgtctgGAGACCAACTCCagagattctgctcagccatgacaatttttagagggaaaaagggggaaatctcagttaatcattacGGTAGGATGTCagcttctttgtccattttccaTTGTgtgcagactgctgacttctcctGATCTTATTTTGGATGGTGTCTTGCACGCGTGGTCCACCTGCCAATTTGCTATGGGGCAGCTGAGGTTAGAGAGTCAGtcattcattttttgttgtttttttaagatagattttattcatttttaaaattttgtttatttttggctgcgttgggtctttgttgctgcacatgggctttctctagttgcagcgagcggggggctactcttcgttgcggtgcgtgggctgctcattgcggtggcttctcttgttgtggatcacgggctctaggcgtgcgggcttcagcagttgtggcatgtgggctcagtagttgtggctcgtgggctctagagcgcaggttcagtagttgtggtgcacgggcctagttgctccgcggcatgtgggatcttcccggaccagggctgaaacccgtgtccccagcattggcaggcggatttttaaccactgtgccactagggaagccctagtcaGTCATTCTTTAATCCTTCATTCTTACTCCTCCTAATCTAGGAAAGGAATCAACAGGTCAGGCAAGGCGTTATGTACACTTAGTAAAGCAAAAATCAGGAGTTAGAGTAAATGTTACCTAGTGATCTCATTTTTATGATTAAGGTTTAAAGGGAACAGAAATAGACAAACAGGAAAGGGGCCAAAGAGCTGCTTACAAATTCCCACTTGTCAGACATCATTCCATTTCTGTGGGATTAAGGGCAAAGGTCCATCTTCCGTAACTTCTTCATGCTGACATAGGACTCTGTGTTTTCAGAGTGAAAGATGTCGACATGGGTCTGCAGCATCACTTTGCTGACAATTTTAGTCTCCTGCTTACATATAGGGGCAGAGCAAGCTATAATTATTCTAATGCCCACACAGATATAGATTATTGTGAACAATAATGTTAATCCCATTCTTTCATCGGACATTGAGTCTGTGACTCTAGTGTCCTAATCGTTAACTGCTTGAGCCCGCTGTTTTGTGactcagggaggcctgggagacttcagcttttccacagacaagaggcaggggacataAAGGGGCCTTTGTGTTTGGGGAGGGCCCTGCAGGGTTCTGCTCAGttccatatctatctatctatctatatgtatatatgtgtgtgtgtgtatatatatattaggaaTTAACTCATGTGATTATGGCATCTGGAAGTTCTATGATCTACCGTCTGTAATCTGGAGAACAAGCAAAgctggtggtgtaattcagtccaagtctgaaggcctgagaaccaggggctctgatgtctgagggcaggaaatgtggatgtcccagctcaagaaaaaagagaattcacccttcctccaccttcttgttttattcaggccttcagtggattggatgatgcccacatTGGTGGGGCTGATCTTCTTTTTCTTAGTCTACTGAATCACATGCTaacctcttccagaaacaccctcatagacacacccagaaataatgttttacctgCTACCTGGGCAtctcttagcccagtcaagttgacacataaaattaaccatcacagtggcttaaacaaacaaacgtttatttcttacagttctggaggctggaagttcaagatcagggtGGCAGCATGATCAGGTTCTgatgaggactctcttcctggtttgtagacagctgtcttctcaactgtgtcctcacatggaggagagagaaggaaagagagagagagagctgtgcTCCCTTCATCCCTTTATAAGGGCATCAGTCGCATCCTGAGGGCAGCACCGTCACAACCTCATCTAAACCTGATCATCTCCCAAGGCCCCAACTCCAAATACCATCCCGTTGAGGCTTAGTGCTTCAACATATcgggttttttttggtggggaggtGAAACATTCCATCTGTAACATACTTTAAAATGACTTCCTGAGATTCAGGGCTTGTTAATGGAATTCCTGAATTGTTGAACATAAAAGAGGGAG containing:
- the FEM1A gene encoding protein fem-1 homolog A gives rise to the protein MDLHTAVYNAARDGKLQLLQKLLSGRSREELEELTGEVASGGTPLLIAARYGHLDVVEYLVDRCGASVEAGGSVHFDGETIEGAPPLWAASAAGHLDVVRSLLRRGASVNRTTRTNSTPLRAACFDGHLEVVRYLVGEHQADLEVANRHGHTCLMISCYKGHREIARYLLEQGAQVNRRSAKGNTALHDCAESGSLEILQLLLGCNARMERDGYGMTPLLAASVTGHTNIVEYLIQEQPAGEEARPGLAREGPSAGVACAQPQGARCGTSSPEESLSEELFESCCPTSREAAVEALELLGATYVDKKRDLLGALKHWRRAMELRHQGGAYLPKPEPSQLVLAYDYSREVNTAEELEALITDPDEMRMQALLIRERILGPSHPDTSYYIRYRGAVYADSGNFERCIRLWKYALDMQQNNLEPLSPMTASSFLSFAELFSYVLQDRSAKGSLGTPVGFADLMGVLCKGVREVERALQLPKEPGDSAQFTKALAIILHLLYLLEKVECTPDQEHLKHQKVYRLLKCAPRGKNGFTPLHMAVDAETTNVGRYPVGRFPSLQVVKVLLDCGADPDSRDFDNNTPLHIAAQNNCPGIMNALIEAGAHMDATNAFKKTAYELLDEKLLAKSTIQPFNYVTLQCLAARALDKNKIPYKGFIPEELEAFIELH